A portion of the Simkania negevensis Z genome contains these proteins:
- a CDS encoding toxin-antitoxin system YwqK family antitoxin, producing the protein MKPIYKNNELDGKASEFDPAGTLISFTTYKAGVKEGPAELFHRNGKSALKLTFKKDKREGLSQQFYPTGKLYKEVTFINDLKEGEEKSFFEDGRLNSVYRYKKGELEGLAQHWSQTGVLIFEASYKKGEQHGKFVKFYDNGNPRLEQTYVEGKLDGIKKSWDTNGNLTEMLYKNGVKVK; encoded by the coding sequence TTGAAGCCAATTTATAAGAATAATGAGCTCGATGGGAAAGCTAGCGAATTCGATCCTGCTGGAACACTCATTAGTTTTACTACTTACAAAGCAGGTGTTAAAGAAGGCCCAGCAGAGCTATTCCACCGCAATGGAAAATCAGCTCTTAAACTCACCTTTAAAAAAGACAAACGAGAAGGTCTATCCCAGCAGTTTTACCCAACAGGTAAGCTATACAAAGAAGTCACCTTTATAAACGATCTCAAAGAAGGTGAAGAAAAATCCTTTTTTGAAGACGGCCGTCTCAATAGTGTCTACCGATACAAAAAAGGGGAACTCGAAGGGCTTGCCCAGCATTGGAGTCAAACCGGAGTGTTGATCTTTGAAGCCAGCTACAAAAAGGGTGAGCAGCACGGCAAGTTTGTGAAGTTCTACGATAATGGAAACCCACGTCTCGAACAAACCTATGTCGAGGGCAAACTAGACGGCATTAAAAAGAGCTGGGATACCAACGGCAATCTCACAGAGATGCTCTATAAAAATGGCGTAAAAGTTAAATAA
- a CDS encoding prepilin-type N-terminal cleavage/methylation domain-containing protein, protein MKKQKKRPMTLLEVMIVIFIIGIIGSVIGYNMRGSMDQGKAFKTKEGITKLYNIVHLEMDSNEIKALEGANSEEIAEKVGKVLVDSGLVNKPQQYLIDGWKNKLEFEVVPVKGGYEIRANSEKYKKFYEKKNKNPEYPWDEENADDS, encoded by the coding sequence ATGAAGAAACAAAAAAAGAGACCCATGACCCTTTTAGAAGTGATGATCGTCATTTTCATTATTGGAATCATTGGGAGTGTCATTGGCTACAACATGCGCGGCAGCATGGATCAAGGAAAGGCTTTTAAAACAAAAGAAGGGATCACAAAGCTTTACAACATCGTTCACCTCGAAATGGACTCGAACGAAATCAAAGCTCTAGAAGGAGCTAATTCAGAAGAAATTGCAGAAAAAGTCGGTAAAGTTCTCGTAGACTCTGGACTTGTCAATAAACCGCAGCAGTACTTGATTGACGGCTGGAAAAACAAACTTGAGTTTGAAGTGGTTCCTGTCAAAGGGGGTTATGAAATCCGCGCCAACTCAGAAAAGTATAAAAAATTCTACGAGAAGAAAAACAAAAACCCAGAATATCCTTGGGATGAAGAAAACGCTGACGATTCTTGA
- a CDS encoding toxin-antitoxin system YwqK family antitoxin, with amino-acid sequence MKKAATLLLGVMTLVTCAYGNTAEQQEVQPIQTELKAXLPEWRPRIFEHFPNGSPRLVIFYADGEKGEEQAVKRIHFHENGRPLEETDLATVDEKSPGYEAWKSTTVPHGVSVRFRENGEIERVGYYDHGLLHGPLKIFFTKGRLQHLTHYKNGVPHGKILSYHENGQILAEGNYLEGKLEGDFIRYYESGEQEALYSYRSGELHGKAIEWHENGKERANRFYKEGKLHSERNQPAIILYTEDHSILEIQDYREGKPHGNHVKYHTNDRKKYVAHYEDGKIHGKEQYFDIKGTLQGEGEYVQGTKVGKHWKKHDNGTYSFLAHFDKKGELKEPIREFAENGQKVAEYSIDQDEKFDGPFFTWYEDGTPRMVCHYTHGEFEGSQQEFYPNGQKHFEGHYLNKERHGTFHEWHENGNLSFEGSFNKGNKEGTFKEWYASGAKKTEKNFKSSLYDGIQKEWFENGKSRLDARFDNGKKDGTHRMWNDQGTLVFEGAYDQDMPIGTHVVYFPSGEKREVVHYLVGKKEGLHELYYENGHTQLIETYRNDLLDGEAKGYFEDGSLAFIRTYKKDKPIGTHKDFFPPNIEAEKKHQVASIYHYNDKGEMDGEQKTFYPSGTTKTLISYDNGTLHGLKGLWDEKGNILEESKYLKGKLEGRHFQKDPEGREVVYHYKNNRKEGPHYIYYPEDVTDGVKVKAIEANL; translated from the coding sequence ATGAAAAAGGCGGCAACTTTATTACTAGGAGTGATGACACTTGTGACCTGCGCCTATGGAAACACGGCCGAGCAGCAGGAAGTGCAACCGATTCAAACTGAACTTAAAGCCYGATTGCCTGAATGGCGTCCCCGCATATTCGAACACTTTCCGAATGGTTCACCCCGTCTTGTGATCTTTTACGCCGATGGGGAAAAAGGAGAAGAGCAAGCTGTGAAGCGGATCCATTTTCATGAAAATGGTCGCCCTCTTGAAGAAACAGATTTAGCAACTGTTGATGAAAAATCTCCTGGGTATGAAGCGTGGAAGTCGACCACCGTCCCTCACGGAGTGAGTGTTCGATTCCGAGAAAATGGAGAAATCGAACGGGTTGGGTATTACGATCATGGACTTCTTCATGGCCCTCTCAAGATCTTCTTCACGAAAGGGCGGTTGCAACATCTTACCCATTATAAAAATGGGGTCCCTCATGGAAAGATTCTTTCGTACCATGAAAATGGACAAATTCTGGCCGAAGGGAATTACCTCGAAGGGAAGCTCGAAGGAGATTTTATCCGATACTACGAATCGGGTGAACAAGAAGCCCTTTACTCCTACCGAAGCGGAGAACTTCATGGCAAAGCGATTGAATGGCATGAAAATGGAAAAGAACGGGCAAATAGGTTCTACAAAGAGGGAAAACTCCATTCAGAAAGAAACCAACCCGCAATCATCCTCTATACTGAAGACCACTCGATTTTAGAGATTCAAGATTACCGCGAGGGAAAACCTCATGGAAATCACGTCAAGTATCACACCAACGACCGAAAAAAATACGTTGCTCACTATGAAGACGGAAAAATTCATGGAAAAGAACAGTATTTTGACATCAAAGGAACCCTTCAAGGAGAAGGTGAGTACGTACAGGGCACAAAAGTTGGGAAGCATTGGAAAAAACACGACAATGGAACTTACTCATTTCTTGCTCACTTCGACAAAAAAGGGGAGCTAAAAGAACCAATTCGTGAGTTTGCAGAAAATGGACAAAAAGTTGCCGAATACTCCATTGATCAAGACGAGAAATTCGATGGCCCATTTTTTACATGGTATGAAGACGGCACACCCCGCATGGTCTGCCATTACACACATGGAGAATTTGAAGGTAGCCAACAAGAATTTTATCCGAATGGGCAAAAACATTTTGAAGGACATTATCTCAACAAAGAAAGACATGGAACCTTTCACGAGTGGCATGAAAATGGGAACCTCTCATTTGAAGGAAGCTTTAATAAAGGCAACAAAGAAGGAACCTTTAAAGAGTGGTATGCGTCTGGCGCTAAAAAAACCGAAAAAAACTTTAAAAGCAGCCTCTATGATGGAATTCAAAAAGAGTGGTTTGAAAATGGAAAAAGCCGCCTAGATGCCCGCTTTGATAATGGGAAAAAAGATGGAACGCATCGGATGTGGAACGACCAAGGGACCCTTGTTTTCGAAGGTGCCTATGATCAAGACATGCCGATCGGAACCCATGTCGTTTACTTTCCTAGTGGAGAAAAAAGAGAAGTTGTTCACTACCTTGTAGGAAAGAAAGAAGGTTTGCATGAACTCTACTATGAAAATGGGCACACGCAGCTCATTGAAACCTACCGCAATGACCTCTTAGATGGAGAAGCAAAAGGATACTTCGAAGATGGGAGCCTTGCATTTATCCGCACATATAAAAAAGATAAGCCCATTGGAACCCATAAAGACTTCTTTCCTCCTAACATTGAAGCAGAGAAAAAGCATCAAGTTGCCAGCATCTACCACTACAATGATAAAGGAGAGATGGATGGTGAGCAGAAGACCTTCTACCCCTCAGGCACAACCAAAACCCTTATTTCCTACGACAATGGGACCCTTCATGGGTTAAAAGGACTGTGGGATGAAAAGGGGAACATCTTAGAAGAGTCAAAGTACCTTAAAGGAAAGCTTGAAGGGCGCCACTTTCAAAAAGATCCTGAAGGACGCGAAGTGGTTTACCATTACAAAAACAATCGGAAAGAAGGTCCCCACTACATCTACTACCCTGAAGATGTCACCGATGGCGTAAAAGTCAAAGCGATTGAAGCCAATTTATAA